The genomic stretch CtcaaaatagaaaataacaaatatattttGGTAATTTCGGTATTAACATTGAAACTAGAAGCAAGTGAATCGAACCCTAGCAAAAAGCTCATACCAAAAAAACGAAACTACAGAACAGAATGcgaatgagagagagagagagagagagagagagagagagagagagggggagggAGAGAGAAGAGGAATACATAGAAGACGATGAAGCCGCCGAAAAGGGTCGCAGAGAGTGTGAGATAACTTAACGAGGCATAGAGCAGAGAGAAGAAGGGTTCTTATATTCCAAAAACCCTAATCACTCACtactcttattttatttttaactactGGGCTGTGTTGGGCCTGTTATTGGGCTTTTACTTTCTATAATTTGGACTTTAATATGCATCGGCCCAACAAAAACTTGTCACGTGTTTTTTCCAAATTCATTCATTAACAAGgcccaaaaataaatatttggTGATCTGAACGGTGAGATGTAAAGCCACGAAGGTCCAATACATATATGGTCCacccaaaaataatatttgcaTATACTAATTTCGAAAACATAGGTCATGCATAGGATTTGGTAAGTAATTTTCAAATTCGAGCTTGAATAATGAATAATTAAAGACTGTGGTATAAAAATGAAATAGgatattgttgttgtttgtaCTTATGCCTTTAATCGATGAAATTCAACTTTTTGTACTAAAAAACAAAGTGACAAAAAACATATAAGTGAAAAATTAATCAATGGATGGTCAATAGTATTCCAATTCTTAAATGGAATATTTGATGTCGTTGTAAGCCTTAGGTCAAAATTTTTCATAATAGCTTATTACTTTATTATTGCAAAGATAAATGCATGAGGCGGATGTTCTAAAATTCCTCTTTGTATGGAATGTCGACGCCAATGAGAAAAAGGGGGAGGAGAGAGTTGTTGTTATGAGATGTGAATAAAAGCTTAAAATAGGATGTCTATAGATCGGATTATATTGGATTTGGTTTAACTCATACTCGATCTAAAATATAGATTTGGCCTAATTTTTAGACCATAACCCGATTTTAGATCAGGTCTTTAGTATGTAAAAATCACCTAATCTCCaaccattattttataattcacgtagtaaaattcacttaaaaaaatataacaataaccaactcttctctaaatttaaaacataaccataatcaatactaatattatttaataacaccaaatatttaaattaatacaaataacacaatattatgcattagtttAAAATCTTAtacattttaaacataaaatattaacttataattttataatgactaataacacaaaatattaaaatttacaaTATTTAAATTCCATATAAAAATAGTCATCGTCCAttactaataacacaaaatattaattgtgtatgatgatcGGGGCACCGGGTCGTTTTCGGATGACCCGAGTTATGACCCGGACCAATCCAAAATAATGATCAAATCTATTTTTGAGATCTTTATCTGACCCTAAACTCAATAAAATCACACTAAATTAATCCTTAAAGTATTCAGAATCAGACCGAATTTTCAGACTGGGCCGGATCATGTACACCCTTAGCTTAAAAGAACAAACGAATGAAATAAAACGATGGAAAAAGAGTAAAATTTAATCCTAAGTTTTGTTCACAAGGTCATAAAAGGAACTTTGCTATGCAAATATCTTTTCTCCAACTTGCCTGTAACAACCAAAGAACATATAAATATCtctattttcttaaaataaaatgcaCAAAACCAATCTTTTTGCACATAAAATAACATTCATAATTGTCAAaactaataaatttattattagttaaaaatatattattaaattattaaactaaaaataattgtcaaaactaataaattttaattactttctaatatttttttatattattttatttgttgtaGCTTTCTAGTTTCTAGTGGTAAAGAAGAAACACGAGAAGAGAAGGAGAGCAAAACAGCGTGTTCAACTTGAAAACCTCATACCACAACTAGTGATTACTGAACGAGCAAGGCCCCATTTTCTCTCCTAACTTTCTTTTCCTTCTGTCCACATTTTCGTTTTCTCAGGAAACAAACAAAACAGATTCTTCCCCCATTATAATACTTCcaccaaaataataaataaaaattaacaaaattaactaAACTACTGAAAAGCcaaaaacaatttttatttaaaaaaaaaaagcgatCCCACCACTAAAATTGATCAAAGTATCCTTCCCCTACCCTTATCTCTTCTCATAAATTCAAACCTAAGcaatcaaaaatccaaaaaagaaaaaaagaaacccTAGAACGGGGAGAGATTTCACCATCCAACAAATCTCTTCCTTCTTAATCTTCCCTCCTTCCCCGAATTCCTTCCACCCATTATTCTCACACACACAAATTCCCAATTTCCCCTCTTTCAATTTTCCCTAAAAATCCCCCAGTTTTTCAATCATTTCTCCCAAATTTTCCCCCAATTCCGAAAccacaatccagagaaaacaaaagattgaaaattgaaaacctATTCGCAAatcggaagaagaaaaatccCATTCAAGCTAACCTTGCCGCCCCTGCCGTCAAATATCCCAAATCTTTGTTTCATGCCCAATTCCTCCGCCGCAGCCGCCACCATCCGATGCCGCTTCTTCCGAAGAGCGAGACAATCCAGATCCGGGAGGTTTGGGACTCTAATCTTGAAGAAGAATTCGCCCTAATCCGCGACATCGTCGATGACTACCCTTACGTGGCAATGGACACAGAGTTCCCCGGAATCGTTCTCCGCCCCGTCGGAAACTTCAAGAACAGCCACGACTACCATTACCAAACCCTAAAGGACAACGTGGACATGCTCAAACTCATCCAATTAGGTCTCACCTTCTCCGATGAATTCGGCAACCTTCCTGCCACCGATGCCTCCGGCGAAGACCAGCGCAGCTGCATATGGCAGTTCAACTTCCGGGAATTCAACGTCAACGAGGACGTTTTCGCGAACGACTCAATCGAGCTTCTTCGCCAGAGCGGAATCGATTTCAGCAAGAACAACCGAGACGGCATTGACGCTCGTCGTTTCGGTGAGCTTCTAATGTCTTCTGGAATAGTCCTAAACGACGCCATTCACTGGGTTACGTTCCACAGCGGTTACGATTTCGGTTACCTGTtgaagcttctcacgtgccagAACCTTCCAGAAACACAAGCTGGTTTCTTTAATTTGATCAACATGTATTTCCCTAGGGTTTATGATATTAAGCATTTGATGAAGTTTTGCAATTCATTGCACGGTGGTTTGAATAAGCTTGCGGAGTTGTTGGAGGTTGAGAGGGTTGGGATTTGCCACCAGGCCGGTTCCGATAGCTTGCTTACGTCAAGCACTTTTCTGAAGCTGAAGGAGAATTTCTTCAGTGGGTCGCTGGAGAAGTATGCTGGTGTTTTGTTTGGGTTGGGCAACGACGGCGGCAGTGGCGGTTATAGCTCTAATTCTTATGTTCATTGAGAGGGAttaggaagaaaaaaaattgaaaaatttaagaaaagaaGGAAATGGAAGAGTGAGAGATTAAGGTTAGAGTGAGGTAAAGAAGAAAAGAGGGAATGTGAAAGGAAAAGTGTTAAGAATTAAGGTTAAGGTTTAGAGAAGATGTTAATTTTTGTTTGTGATTGAGGATATGTGTGTATATGTTACTACTTCCAACAACTTAACATCTTGTGTTGTAGAAAAACTTTTGCAATTAATAAGTGGTGTTGTTATGGATATATATACCTTTGGTTTTTTAACTTGTTATTTCTCTACCTTTTGATTAGTTTGATTCATCTTTCATGTTTACTAGCTGAGATCTATAATTAAGTTTTTTACCCAAGCTCCATAAGAATAGGTGAGCTCAAGTTTGATTACCTTACCTTGATTAAATGGATACTTAGAACTCTTTTCTGTTAGTTGCTCTGCTGGTGTATTACTGAAAACCAACTTGATCTTTTCCTTTTAGTTTTTTTCTGTTTTCAAGGTGTAAGAAATTATGCTACATTTGGTATGATGATTTATAGTTAATTGACTTCAATTGGATAATGGTTATTGGTGTATATCTTAGTCATAAGGATAATTGGTGGATATTTGTTGAAGAGTTTGCATTTGACAAGAACCGCAGGTAAGCCAATGTTTGATGGTTGGAGTCCCTCCTTTCTGGGTCGATTGCTTGAAATTTCAAACCTCGGAAAGGTTCATACTTCATAGTAACACAAGTTTGTTATGGATGCCTTATATTAATATTCTCTCTTCCTTTTTTTGCTGAGAATTATTCTCTTTTCTGCTCattataaagtataaactatatGTTTGATAAAGGAGAAGTCAGTGCATTGGTTTGCACTATTATCTTATGTTTTATGGTTCAAGTCAGCAAGGATTTCAATTACATAGCGTTTTGCTGGATTGGTCTTTATACATTATTAACTGGGTTGGTACAGTAGAAGTGTAGAACTGGTGTGATCCCTCTTGGGTGATCATCTTGCTGTCAAGTCAACTTTTTCTGATGACGACTGTTTTCAATATTAAGTTTTTAAGATTCATCTGCAGAATAGAAAAAGGATGGAAATAATGGGACAGTAGAGATGAACCTTTGGCATTGGtttttagaaaactaaaaaACTCGTCGCCATAAATAATCtgcctttttaatttttagcaATACAGAAATTAGTTTAGAAAATTTCCAAGAAATGGACAATTTTGCGTCCTCGATATCTGTATCTTTTTTTTCTGGCGACAATTACCGATTTCTACCCAAGAGACAGAGTGTCTCGCCaattttagaagaaaatcaCAACTTGATGCTCTGTTGATGTTGGTTTCAATACAGTCCCAGCTATCTCTGCTAAAACAAGGCGATGGACTTCTGATTTTTCGCATCATTTTGGAATTCTATTTGTCTACACTTTCATAAAATAAGACcgataagaaaagaaaagaatacaGTGCCTCCAGGATAGTACCGAGTGAAGTCTATAAATAAAGTTTATCAGATACAAATGTAAAATTCATCGTTGGTAACACTTGTATCAACTTATACGTCCAGTTCTTTTTTCCTTGTTGCAAGCACAAAGGCATAAATTCACAAGCTCTTGATATATCATTGATTTCTCAGCTGCCTTACCCTGAAATTTCAAGATTATACATTTGTTCAGAACTGAAATATATTAATGGCAGTGACAAATTTCAAATGCAATGGCCAATAATCATTTTGTTTTACTTcagaatttttttgtttgaaataaACCAAAGGCATATTGATGCAGAGATTGAATATATGACACTAACATTCAACATATGGAACAATGCTTAGGGAATAGGGTTTGTTTCTGTATATAACTCTATCAGGGTCACCAACTCAACCAAGTTACAGGCTTGGTCACCTCAAATAAAAACTTTCGGATAGAAAGATCCTTCAAATTTAGTAATGCTTCATGTTATTGAATCAGAAAAAAGCTCATTATAGTATAGCTTAAAAAACGTTCAAAATAGACCAAATTAAAACATAATTCCATCAAAAAAATCACTTTCAAGATTCAACACACCGACACTGGTAAGAGTCTAAAAATTGGTATATGCACATATAGATGACACCACTTCTTATCCATCCATTCtctttctaaattccataacaTGGGAAATCATGAATTGcatttaaaaacttaaaaacatAAATCAACCATGCAAACGCAGCTAGAAGTCCGGAAGACTAACCTTTGGTTTATGTTCTCTTGCGCTTAAGATGCTTGATATGATTAACTACAATGTAGCTGATCACCTCCTTTAAGGTAGCCTTCCTTTTTTCCTTGAAGTTCCATAGCTCCTTAACAATATATCTACCGCTTGGATTGTACTCATTGAGTTCTTTGAAGGAAGTAATAACAGCTGCATATACCTCATCTCCCCATTCCTGCTTGAGACTTTTTAACTTCTCATCATCCTCATTCAGAATTTCCTGTATCAATACAACATCATTTGGTATGTACATGGGCTAGAAAGATGCTGACACTACAATACAGGACATTTACAAATGGCATGCCATGTCCATAACTTAGTGAATATGACACTGACAAGAAAGCAACATATAGAAATAACCCTCTCAATTGGCCCATCCAATTGAATTTCATGAATATGATATGAACACACAAAGCATGTCTTGATAGTATATTTTGAGGACTTGAGGACATGCCTGTGGATTATCATCAACCGTGACCACTTTGAATGGATGCCAGTTCGAATCTTTCAAGTTCTCCTGCCACAAAGAGCAAAGCTCCAAACCCTTTGTCTGAGCTTCTTCTTCACGAAGACCTTTTTGTTTCATGAAGACATTGAGAAAAGGCTTCTCATCAAGTTCTCCCATTTTCTTGATCCCAATATTAGTTCGTGAAGAAGAATTCAGAATATCTTCTAACCCCTAAAATAAAAGACAGAAAAAACCTTAGTCTCCACAATCTACCCAGGTCACATTAACAGAATATCTAAAGAGATTTCAAACAGAAAGGGGAAGAAAAACTTCTTGCAAATAGCTTATCATGACTAGATGCAAGCATAGTAGTAGATACTTGGTTAGCTTCAAGAATCCCTGAAGAGTTAGTCAGCTTTAAGAAAAAGCACTAAATGTATAAATCATGTTGCAAGTAAATTTCTAGATGGGCAAAATATTGCTAGAGGGTAAGTAGATAAGATCATACATTTATCAATGCTTTACGAGCTTGTTGCAGCTCATCATTGCTCTGGCGCTCCTTGATAATGAGTGTTTGGTTCATGGACTCCATACTGTCCAAATTTTCTACTTTCTCTTGCAATTCATCACTCATTTCCTTCATCTTTTTCTGAATTGCTGCATCATCTGCATCTCCAAGATGCCTCATGACCTGCAACTTCCCTTTTAACTCTTCAATATCCATTTCCAACTTCTGTTTGGCATCTAGTTGTTTTTTCAACAGAAGTATCTTATTCAATGcctcctctttctctctctggAAAATTTGAGAACCGCATCAGCAAAAGGGCATTCACAATTTAGGGTCTGTTTGGGAAGCTTCAAAAGTaactttttttagtttttgactTATAAAAAGTAGTAATATTAATGTCTGGTGCAattttcaaaactaaattgCTATTTTCTAAGAAGCTATTTAGAAGCTTAtagaaaagttaaaaaaaattacttctctcataattatattactttttatcacatttctataaaataagcaCTTTTAGAGTTAAAAacccaaacacaaaataacttatttataagctacttTTAATATAACCATTTGTTGTTTAAACTATTTTGTCAAAAGGAGCTTTAATTAAGTTGTTTGCCCAAACTGGGCCTTAATAGAATAAAATACTCGGCAATTAACAAAATATGCAACAATGTCTTTCATCTTTTCATAACCAAGGCACAATAAAGAAGGAAACCTTTTGCTCCTCAACAAGTGTGTAAACTTTCTCATCAGCTATCTTCTGCTCCTTTGATGCCATCATAAGTGATTCATTCCTCAAATCTTTCTAGAAGGACAAAGAGATTACATTAGAATCCTGCAACAGACATTATAAATGCTGGTGCTTTGGAGTAAAATGGCACAAAGATGAAAACAACAGAAATTGAGACATCAGATCATGCATCTTATGGGAATTGTTTACAGAAGGAGAACAATCCTGTTTGAAAAGATTAATATTTGGCTGTACTCTCATCAATGTTTAATACTTCACGTAACAAATGAATATGAATATACCAATGCTTTTTACTAAACTCGAACTAAGCAAATGGTGCCAGCTCACTGGACCAGCTGATCCTTAGACTGATATTACTGGATCAGCATCTAGCCCAAGATGATCAGACCTACCTAAAGGTCAAAGTAGGACAgactaaaaacatatttttaaagaaatactGGAGCTTGATAGTTGTGTTACAATTACTCAATTAGTATCTTCACTATGGATCGATCCAACTATTTTTATTCCTAACTAGAATCCAAGGAAATTCTAGTTTTATGAACTTGGTCACTGGGGTGCCTCCTCAACTCAACTCAAatactaaaggaaataaaaaacaAAGACTCTCTCTTTTCATATAGTCAGCCAAAACAGAGATATTACAGATTCTGAACAAAAGCTGCAATTTGGCAATCTCTGCTTAAGGTCCAATCACAAATGGTGGAGGACCACAATCACATGAATAAGGTTCATTACCAAATAAAATACTCAACCCAAATCAATAGAAACCAATAATATTAGTAAGAGatcaaagaaaaaaacaaacaatGAACTTTTGCAAGGATAATTATCGATAATTGAGGAAGACCCAACCAACAAGAACAAGCTTTGCCCCAAACAACTAATAGCCTAAAAAAGTCATATATAGtaccttcttcttttcctcttcgAGTTTCTGCCTCTCTTGATCAGTCAGTACCTCACGTTTGTTTAGATCTCTGCTCCAGGAATCTAGCTTTCGTTTTTTTGCCTCCAACTCACTGCTCAacttttcttgttcttccaatATCCTCCTTACCTCAATACGGGCAAGACGTTGCATTTTCCTTGATTCTATCAAAGAAATGGGACAATTTTGTAATATTAACCTTCAATGCAGTTTTGTTTTTGTGTTCATTAACATACACCGATGTATTCcgcataataataataataataataataataataataataataataataatgagaCAACGTGCCAAACACATTAATTAACGTGCAAACAGGAAAGAATTAATTAGATGCTACAGATAGAATGTAGTAACACCTTCAACAAAAGCATTGTGAAGTTGGTCTTTCTCCACAAGCATCCTGCTCAAGGACAAATTCTTCTCATTGAATTTGTATACCATTTTGTTGATGTTTTCATTTGTAATATCAAGCTCATTGGCCAGGTTTGCCACAATACTATTTCTGCTTTCAGATGCTTCTTGAACAATATCTGAAACTGTCCTCAACCTTCCTTTATTGCGTAGGTAATCCCCTATCAGTCCTTCACAACCATAATCATCTTCCCGTGCTACCCATCCATAAATATTTGTGTCTGCTTGCAACTTGTTTGAACTCCAATCCTTTTTACCACGACGTGCAGTTTCAAATGATTTCTCAAATGCACTTGCATTCATGAAACCGTTCCAGTCATTATTGAAGTCCACTACAGCTTGAGAAACCGTATCACCTTCATTCAAGAATATTTGAACATTTAATGGTCTGTATTTTGCAAATTCCTTCAACCAATATCCAGAATCCTGTGCTTTACTCTTTATGTTAACAAGAATACCCGTCCAGGGCCAaacatacaactcatcttgcTGCGGAGGTTGATTGACAGCTTGAGGTGCAGGCGGACGCTGGACTTCGTCTGCCTCGCTGGCTAGCTCATTGTCCATGTACTTCCACAGAGCAAGGTGGTTCGCCTTCTGTTTCGCACTTCTGTTAGCAGAACCCTTAGCCACGCCTGATGCGTGTTGGTACAATTCCTTGTATTTATACTCTTGTTTCTTCTTCCCAGCACAGAAAGGACATCTAAGAGTCCCATTTAAGGCTTTAACCTTGTACTTTCCACTCCTTATCTGTTCATATGGTTTCTCTGAATAGTCGTCAATCTCAGACTCACTAATATCCGATTCATCCTCAGAGCTGTAGTCCATTGGAGCTGTGCATAATTTTACACAACATTTAGTTCAGGACATAAACTTCAAGTAAAATTTCCTCCAgaaatcatcaaaataaggaaggaaaaaaatttgtataaacTAACATAAGAATAATTTCTCATGCAAAATGTTGCTAACAGGAATAACTGTACAACAATGTAAACATAAAAACATAGAGTTCTATTGAAACAAAATTTCACATCGCAAATGCACAAGCATAATGTCACAAATTGAGTTTCCCGCATTGTAAaattaatacataattatatatataaattacgTCAACGGATAGCATATGAAGATATGATGCATCAATTCTTAGTGATACTAGCACATGCATGCACGAATAG from Arachis stenosperma cultivar V10309 chromosome 9, arast.V10309.gnm1.PFL2, whole genome shotgun sequence encodes the following:
- the LOC130947291 gene encoding factor of DNA methylation 1-like, whose product is MDYSSEDESDISESEIDDYSEKPYEQIRSGKYKVKALNGTLRCPFCAGKKKQEYKYKELYQHASGVAKGSANRSAKQKANHLALWKYMDNELASEADEVQRPPAPQAVNQPPQQDELYVWPWTGILVNIKSKAQDSGYWLKEFAKYRPLNVQIFLNEGDTVSQAVVDFNNDWNGFMNASAFEKSFETARRGKKDWSSNKLQADTNIYGWVAREDDYGCEGLIGDYLRNKGRLRTVSDIVQEASESRNSIVANLANELDITNENINKMVYKFNEKNLSLSRMLVEKDQLHNAFVEESRKMQRLARIEVRRILEEQEKLSSELEAKKRKLDSWSRDLNKREVLTDQERQKLEEEKKKKDLRNESLMMASKEQKIADEKVYTLVEEQKREKEEALNKILLLKKQLDAKQKLEMDIEELKGKLQVMRHLGDADDAAIQKKMKEMSDELQEKVENLDSMESMNQTLIIKERQSNDELQQARKALINGLEDILNSSSRTNIGIKKMGELDEKPFLNVFMKQKGLREEEAQTKGLELCSLWQENLKDSNWHPFKVVTVDDNPQEILNEDDEKLKSLKQEWGDEVYAAVITSFKELNEYNPSGRYIVKELWNFKEKRKATLKEVISYIVVNHIKHLKRKRT
- the LOC130947292 gene encoding probable CCR4-associated factor 1 homolog 7; the protein is MPLLPKSETIQIREVWDSNLEEEFALIRDIVDDYPYVAMDTEFPGIVLRPVGNFKNSHDYHYQTLKDNVDMLKLIQLGLTFSDEFGNLPATDASGEDQRSCIWQFNFREFNVNEDVFANDSIELLRQSGIDFSKNNRDGIDARRFGELLMSSGIVLNDAIHWVTFHSGYDFGYLLKLLTCQNLPETQAGFFNLINMYFPRVYDIKHLMKFCNSLHGGLNKLAELLEVERVGICHQAGSDSLLTSSTFLKLKENFFSGSLEKYAGVLFGLGNDGGSGGYSSNSYVH